A stretch of the Streptococcus suis genome encodes the following:
- a CDS encoding CidA/LrgA family protein codes for MKLYVQFMIILVFSFLGEAISTIFHLPIPGSIIGLILLFLALEFKLIRLRHINTVGNFLLANMTILFLPAAVGIMERFDAIKDYLLPIIIVILGAIFLNILVIGFVVQFVKQKFEGDYIDAEGMHD; via the coding sequence ATGAAATTATATGTTCAGTTTATGATTATTTTGGTATTTTCATTTTTAGGGGAAGCTATTTCGACTATTTTTCATCTTCCTATTCCGGGAAGTATCATTGGTTTAATCCTCCTATTCTTAGCCCTAGAGTTCAAATTAATTCGTCTTCGCCACATTAATACGGTTGGAAATTTTTTGCTGGCTAACATGACCATTCTTTTTTTGCCTGCAGCGGTGGGGATTATGGAGAGATTTGATGCAATTAAAGATTATTTACTTCCTATTATCATCGTCATCTTAGGCGCCATTTTTTTAAATATCTTAGTCATTGGTTTTGTTGTTCAATTTGTGAAGCAGAAGTTTGAAGGTGACTACATTGATGCGGAGGGAATGCATGACTGA
- a CDS encoding formate transporter produces the protein MGATQDTLLYTIEKSIKKKADLFEHSFSAYAVRSMLASLYLGLGIVISLYTADKLNHVAEGLGKFSYGLMFGWGLLMILYMNAELGTSNMMYMTVAIHRKTIPTKTALKMLATCILFNFIGAVLVCYMVSLTLPYQHVDAHSYLFEATVTKLEKTPLTQFIEGIFANIVVNIGVFTFLRIKDDAGRLISVIFIIFIFAFLGYEHVIANFSLFSLAFFSNGGPVEGMNLLSVLSNFLFSGLGNYVGGGLFIGLLYSWLNNQSKLYVD, from the coding sequence ATGGGAGCTACCCAAGATACACTACTATATACAATTGAAAAAAGCATTAAGAAAAAAGCAGATTTGTTTGAACACAGCTTTTCTGCCTACGCTGTTCGATCGATGTTAGCCAGCCTCTATCTAGGTTTGGGGATTGTCATTTCTCTTTATACGGCAGATAAACTAAACCACGTCGCAGAAGGGCTCGGAAAATTTAGCTACGGTTTGATGTTTGGTTGGGGATTACTCATGATTTTATATATGAATGCCGAACTTGGAACATCCAACATGATGTATATGACTGTTGCCATTCACCGAAAAACAATTCCTACTAAAACAGCCCTCAAGATGTTGGCAACCTGTATCCTTTTCAATTTCATCGGCGCTGTCCTTGTTTGTTACATGGTCTCACTGACTCTGCCTTATCAGCACGTTGATGCTCATAGCTACCTATTTGAAGCGACAGTGACAAAACTAGAAAAAACACCTCTTACCCAGTTTATTGAAGGAATCTTTGCTAATATTGTTGTGAATATCGGCGTATTTACCTTCTTACGCATCAAAGATGATGCCGGACGTCTCATTTCCGTTATTTTCATCATCTTTATCTTTGCTTTCTTGGGATATGAGCACGTCATCGCAAACTTCTCTCTCTTCTCTTTAGCCTTCTTCTCAAATGGTGGACCAGTTGAGGGAATGAACCTATTAAGTGTATTAAGCAATTTCCTCTTTTCTGGACTAGGAAACTACGTTGGTGGCGGTCTCTTTATTGGACTTCTTTATAGTTGGTTGAATAATCAATCCAAACTTTATGTAGACTAA
- a CDS encoding DUF853 family protein: MSDVIAFGYGSSRAEMQLKRLNRHGIIAGATGTGKTVTLKVLAEQLSDAGIPVFLSDIKGDLNSLIAANAKEIDPSRLEKTHYSDYSPVAYPVELWDVLGENGTPVRMTISELGPVLLTRLLGLNDTQESILNIVFRVADERGLLLIDLMDLRAMLNFVAENAAELSQYYGNIPARSVGAILRSLVVLEQQGGKIFFGEPSLDIADLMRTAEDGLGVINVLQATELFNQPTLYSTVLLSLLSELYEVLPEVGDLDKPKMVFFFDEAHVLFKDAPKVLLEKIELIVRLIRSKGVGVFFVTQNPTDIPDSVAAQLGNRIQHGLRAFTPKELKTVATVAETFRQEGGKDLAKVIQELQVGEAVVSTLQADGTPSFADRVLIYPPKSMLGTVEPSALLSVINNSPLMEKYADAVNRESAHEQILAMTEAKEAELIKKAEQAEEEKQAEKEAQEKAKLEEKAQKEAAKAAQRANQPTSRKTDSVMDRFTKNLMSQVGREVGRVVTRGIMGMLKGK, translated from the coding sequence ATGTCAGATGTTATTGCTTTTGGTTATGGAAGCAGTCGAGCGGAGATGCAGCTCAAGCGACTCAATCGTCATGGGATCATCGCAGGTGCGACAGGTACAGGGAAGACCGTAACCTTAAAGGTCTTGGCAGAGCAGTTGAGTGATGCGGGCATTCCAGTCTTCCTATCAGATATCAAGGGCGACTTGAATAGTTTGATTGCGGCCAATGCCAAGGAGATTGATCCTAGTCGTCTGGAGAAGACCCACTATTCAGATTATAGTCCAGTTGCTTATCCAGTTGAGTTGTGGGATGTCTTGGGGGAAAATGGGACTCCTGTCCGCATGACTATTTCAGAGCTGGGGCCTGTCTTATTGACGCGCTTGCTGGGCTTGAATGATACTCAGGAGTCCATCTTGAACATCGTTTTTAGAGTGGCAGACGAGCGTGGCCTTCTCTTGATTGACTTAATGGACCTGCGTGCTATGCTCAATTTTGTAGCTGAAAATGCAGCAGAGCTGAGCCAATATTATGGAAATATTCCAGCTCGTTCGGTTGGTGCCATCTTGCGTAGCTTGGTTGTTTTGGAGCAACAAGGTGGTAAGATTTTCTTCGGTGAGCCCAGTCTTGACATTGCTGATTTGATGCGTACAGCAGAAGATGGCCTTGGAGTTATCAACGTCCTTCAAGCTACTGAGTTATTCAATCAACCAACTCTTTATTCGACAGTCCTTCTCAGCCTTTTATCAGAACTCTATGAAGTGCTACCTGAGGTGGGCGATTTAGACAAGCCTAAGATGGTCTTCTTCTTTGACGAGGCTCATGTTCTCTTCAAGGACGCTCCAAAAGTTCTTCTTGAAAAGATTGAATTGATTGTTCGTTTGATTCGTTCAAAAGGTGTTGGTGTCTTCTTTGTAACGCAGAATCCGACGGATATTCCTGATAGCGTGGCAGCTCAGTTGGGCAACCGCATCCAACATGGTCTTCGCGCCTTTACACCAAAAGAGCTCAAGACAGTCGCGACTGTTGCCGAAACCTTCCGTCAAGAAGGTGGGAAGGATTTGGCTAAGGTCATTCAGGAATTGCAGGTAGGTGAAGCGGTTGTGTCTACTCTGCAAGCTGACGGGACACCAAGCTTTGCGGATCGAGTATTGATTTACCCTCCAAAGAGTATGCTTGGAACGGTGGAGCCAAGCGCCCTTTTGTCAGTCATTAATAATTCTCCTTTGATGGAAAAATATGCTGACGCGGTCAACCGTGAATCTGCCCATGAGCAGATTTTAGCCATGACAGAGGCTAAAGAAGCTGAACTCATCAAAAAAGCAGAGCAGGCCGAGGAGGAAAAACAGGCGGAAAAAGAAGCTCAGGAAAAGGCAAAATTGGAAGAAAAAGCACAGAAAGAAGCGGCTAAAGCTGCTCAAAGAGCCAATCAACCAACCAGCCGAAAAACCGATTCTGTAATGGATCGCTTTACCAAAAACTTGATGAGTCAGGTTGGTCGGGAAGTTGGGCGCGTGGTGACACGTGGTATTATGGGTATGTTAAAAGGGAAGTGA
- a CDS encoding aquaporin family protein translates to MDVTWTVKYITEFIATALLIIIGNGTVANADLKGTKGNNSGWILIAIGYGLAVMMPALMFGNVSGNHINPAFTLGLAVSGLFPWEHVAQYIVAQLLGAMFGQLVIVTVYKPYFMKTENPNHILGSFSTIDALDNGTKESRKAATINGFLNEFVGSFVLFFGALALTKNFFGAELVGKVIEQGYDKTVAETMVAPYTSGSLAVAHIGIGFLVMALVAAVGGPTGPGLNPARDLGPRIVHALLPKSVLGENKADSKWWYAWVGVCAPILAAIVAIALFKLLYL, encoded by the coding sequence ATGGATGTTACATGGACAGTGAAATATATCACTGAATTTATTGCGACTGCACTCCTCATCATCATTGGTAACGGTACAGTTGCAAACGCTGACCTTAAAGGCACTAAGGGAAACAACTCTGGTTGGATTCTCATTGCGATTGGTTATGGTTTGGCAGTTATGATGCCAGCATTGATGTTTGGTAATGTTTCTGGAAACCACATCAACCCAGCCTTCACCCTCGGATTGGCAGTATCAGGCCTCTTCCCATGGGAACATGTTGCACAGTATATCGTTGCTCAATTGTTAGGTGCAATGTTTGGTCAATTGGTTATTGTAACGGTTTATAAACCATACTTTATGAAAACGGAAAATCCAAACCATATTTTGGGTTCATTCTCAACGATCGACGCGCTTGACAATGGTACAAAAGAAAGTCGTAAAGCGGCAACGATCAATGGTTTCTTGAATGAGTTTGTTGGTTCATTTGTATTGTTCTTTGGTGCTCTTGCTTTGACTAAGAATTTCTTTGGTGCAGAGCTTGTTGGTAAAGTCATTGAACAAGGTTACGACAAAACAGTTGCTGAAACAATGGTTGCGCCATATACATCAGGTTCACTTGCTGTTGCTCACATTGGAATTGGTTTCCTAGTTATGGCTCTTGTGGCTGCTGTTGGTGGACCAACAGGTCCTGGTCTTAACCCAGCGCGTGACCTTGGTCCACGTATCGTCCATGCCCTACTTCCAAAATCTGTTCTTGGTGAAAACAAGGCTGATTCAAAATGGTGGTATGCTTGGGTTGGTGTATGTGCTCCAATTCTTGCTGCAATTGTCGCTATTGCACTTTTCAAATTATTGTATCTTTAA
- a CDS encoding LrgB family protein produces MMRRECMTDLFSNPIFGIMLSIAAYLIGMLIYRRFPHPITTPLLVATGLIIVFLKMTGISYKEYYAGGSYLNMLIVPSTVALGIPLYRSFHLMKHHIRSILLGIFVACIVNTVFTALIAKWFGMDFFLAISLFPKSVTTAMAVGITDKMQGIATVTLVVVVATGILTSVLGPVFLKLLKIEDPVAVGLALGGTGHAIGTGTAIKYGHTQGAMAGLAIGITGIMYVVISPIVAQIILQ; encoded by the coding sequence TTGATGCGGAGGGAATGCATGACTGACCTTTTTTCCAATCCTATTTTTGGTATTATGTTATCAATTGCAGCATATTTAATTGGAATGCTGATCTATCGGAGATTTCCTCATCCAATCACTACCCCACTGTTGGTAGCTACAGGATTGATTATTGTCTTTTTAAAAATGACAGGTATTTCCTATAAGGAATATTATGCAGGAGGTTCCTATCTAAATATGCTTATTGTGCCTTCAACGGTAGCTCTGGGAATTCCTTTATATCGTTCTTTCCATCTGATGAAACATCACATTCGAAGTATTTTATTGGGAATTTTTGTTGCTTGTATTGTCAATACTGTCTTTACTGCCCTGATTGCCAAATGGTTTGGGATGGATTTTTTTCTAGCAATCTCTCTTTTTCCAAAATCTGTCACCACTGCTATGGCTGTTGGTATTACTGATAAAATGCAAGGAATAGCAACTGTTACTCTTGTAGTCGTTGTTGCAACAGGGATTCTGACAAGTGTTCTTGGTCCGGTCTTTTTAAAGCTACTAAAAATTGAAGACCCGGTAGCTGTTGGTCTTGCTTTGGGAGGAACAGGACATGCCATTGGAACGGGTACAGCGATAAAATATGGGCATACGCAAGGGGCGATGGCTGGTTTAGCTATTGGGATTACAGGCATCATGTATGTGGTGATTAGTCCTATAGTTGCGCAGATTATCTTACAATAA
- a CDS encoding CoA pyrophosphatase, with protein MPNQLEELLANYIPQPLGEKRCFSVLLPLVWSENQWQVLYQVRSESISQPGEVSFPGGGVEEGETPQQAAVREAVEELNIQPEQIDILGEIDYLVFERSTIHCFVGRLNLDWMTIVPNEEVARIFTVPLSTLLTIQPVYYQLDSKVVPECDFPFERLRGGISYPFSYQKRSIPFYEQLPENIWGMTAQFTHRFTEIINQQTSP; from the coding sequence ATGCCGAATCAATTGGAAGAACTATTGGCAAATTATATTCCTCAACCTTTAGGCGAAAAACGATGTTTTTCAGTCCTCCTACCATTGGTTTGGTCAGAGAATCAATGGCAGGTTCTATATCAAGTTCGCAGTGAATCAATCTCTCAGCCTGGAGAAGTCTCATTTCCTGGTGGAGGAGTTGAGGAAGGAGAAACACCACAGCAAGCAGCTGTTCGGGAGGCTGTGGAGGAACTAAATATTCAACCAGAACAAATTGATATACTTGGAGAAATCGATTATTTGGTCTTTGAGCGCTCGACCATTCATTGCTTTGTAGGACGGTTAAATCTGGATTGGATGACTATCGTCCCTAACGAAGAGGTTGCTCGGATATTTACGGTGCCATTATCCACCCTGCTGACAATCCAACCTGTTTATTATCAATTGGATTCTAAAGTCGTTCCAGAATGTGATTTTCCTTTTGAACGATTAAGAGGAGGAATTAGTTACCCATTTAGTTATCAAAAGCGCTCTATTCCATTCTATGAACAACTTCCTGAAAATATATGGGGAATGACAGCTCAATTTACCCACAGATTCACTGAAATTATTAATCAACAAACTTCGCCGTAA
- a CDS encoding pyridine nucleotide-disulfide oxidoreductase: protein MSKKIVIIGGVAGGATAATRLRRLNEEDKIVLFEKGEYISFANCGLPYHVGGVIKERENLLLQTVDGMNQQYGLDVRNFSEVLEINPQSKSVTVLNHQTGERYIESYDQLIISTGAKAIVPPIVGIEEADNVFRLRNIPDMDQIKAYIAENQIATATVVGGGFIGLEMMENLVELGIQVQLIEMAPQVMPTIDIEMAQLIHSQMNIHGVNLILNDGLKEFRQNGRELLLTSGKTLQTDMTILSIGVLPENTLAKVAGLELGYKGGIKVNQQLQTSQPDIYAIGDAIEVIDLVSGQPTHIPLAWPANRQGRLVADIINGSDAGYFGTQGTAVAKVFELTVASTGNSERLLKQAGIEYETIHIHPNSHAGYYPGASPIALKLLFGIDGKILGAQAIGTEGVEKRIDVIATAMRFGARADQLASIELSYAPPYSSAKDPVNMLGYTADNILSGKVATFQWSQVDELISNNAFLLDVREEFELATGTIESSHHIPLNQLRQRLGELPKNQPIYVYCQVGHRGYNAARILSQAGFDVKNLDGGYKTYKTAHYRIKPLDYLSFNQTRHKSEDLKEPSEIIHLDACGLQCPGPILKVKEKIDKMSIGQKMEIEASDFGFGADLAAWCQNTGNTLLSNKIENGKVLATIVKGKSSISESEMKNLPSLGQEGVLKETKDGATMVVFSGDLDKALASMIIASGAAAYGKKVTIFFTFWGLSILKKQKVKKSGLAKLFDIMLPSKANNLPLSQMNMGGMGASMIKYIMKQKNVDSLPDMIEQAHQLGVKFVACTMSMDLMGIEKEELFDFVEYGGVATFIGDSEQANMQLFI from the coding sequence ATGTCTAAAAAAATTGTTATTATTGGTGGAGTTGCGGGTGGTGCAACAGCTGCAACGAGGTTGCGTCGTTTAAATGAAGAGGACAAGATTGTTCTATTTGAAAAGGGAGAATATATTTCTTTCGCGAACTGTGGACTTCCCTATCATGTTGGCGGAGTTATTAAGGAACGCGAAAATTTATTGCTTCAGACAGTTGATGGAATGAATCAACAATATGGATTGGATGTTAGGAACTTTTCAGAAGTGCTAGAAATCAATCCGCAGAGTAAAAGTGTAACAGTGCTAAATCATCAAACAGGTGAACGCTATATCGAGTCATATGATCAGCTCATTATTTCCACTGGTGCAAAAGCGATTGTGCCACCGATAGTTGGTATAGAAGAGGCTGATAATGTCTTTCGTTTACGAAATATTCCTGACATGGACCAAATAAAGGCATATATCGCAGAAAACCAGATTGCAACAGCAACCGTTGTTGGTGGTGGGTTTATCGGACTTGAAATGATGGAAAATTTAGTGGAATTAGGAATTCAGGTTCAGTTGATTGAGATGGCCCCCCAAGTTATGCCGACAATTGATATAGAAATGGCACAACTCATTCATTCGCAGATGAACATCCATGGTGTTAATTTGATTTTAAATGATGGCCTAAAGGAGTTTCGACAAAATGGAAGAGAGTTACTTCTAACCAGTGGCAAAACCCTTCAAACAGATATGACTATTTTATCAATCGGAGTCCTACCTGAAAATACGTTGGCTAAGGTTGCTGGGCTTGAATTGGGCTATAAAGGGGGCATCAAGGTTAATCAACAATTGCAGACGAGTCAACCTGATATCTATGCCATTGGTGATGCAATTGAAGTCATTGATTTGGTTAGTGGTCAGCCGACCCATATCCCACTTGCATGGCCAGCCAATCGTCAAGGAAGATTGGTTGCTGATATCATCAACGGTAGTGATGCAGGATATTTCGGTACACAGGGAACAGCTGTTGCTAAAGTGTTTGAATTAACTGTAGCTAGCACAGGAAATAGTGAGAGATTATTAAAACAAGCGGGTATTGAATATGAAACGATCCATATTCATCCAAATTCACATGCAGGTTATTATCCGGGAGCATCTCCAATTGCCCTAAAACTCTTGTTTGGAATAGATGGGAAAATATTAGGAGCCCAAGCAATTGGGACAGAGGGTGTAGAAAAACGGATAGATGTGATTGCGACTGCCATGCGTTTTGGAGCACGTGCAGACCAACTAGCTAGTATTGAATTATCTTATGCTCCACCCTATTCATCAGCCAAAGATCCAGTCAACATGCTGGGGTATACTGCTGATAACATCCTCTCAGGGAAAGTAGCTACTTTCCAATGGTCACAAGTTGATGAATTGATAAGTAATAATGCCTTTTTATTGGACGTTCGAGAAGAATTTGAACTAGCAACTGGTACAATAGAGTCTAGTCACCACATACCTCTAAATCAATTGCGCCAACGGTTGGGAGAACTTCCCAAAAATCAACCGATATATGTTTACTGTCAAGTAGGACATCGTGGCTACAATGCTGCACGCATATTAAGTCAAGCAGGATTTGATGTAAAAAATCTTGATGGTGGCTATAAAACTTATAAAACTGCTCATTATCGCATAAAACCACTAGATTATCTATCTTTCAATCAGACAAGACATAAAAGTGAAGACCTTAAAGAGCCTTCAGAAATCATACATCTAGATGCCTGTGGCTTACAATGTCCGGGACCAATTTTAAAAGTGAAAGAAAAAATAGATAAGATGTCTATTGGTCAAAAAATGGAGATTGAAGCAAGTGATTTTGGCTTTGGTGCAGACCTTGCAGCTTGGTGTCAAAATACTGGAAATACTCTACTATCAAACAAGATTGAAAATGGAAAGGTTCTTGCCACAATTGTGAAAGGGAAGTCTTCTATTTCTGAGAGCGAGATGAAAAATCTACCGTCGTTAGGGCAAGAGGGAGTTTTAAAGGAGACAAAAGATGGTGCAACGATGGTTGTTTTCAGTGGTGACTTGGATAAAGCTTTAGCCTCAATGATTATTGCTTCTGGTGCAGCTGCATACGGGAAAAAGGTAACGATTTTCTTCACCTTCTGGGGCCTATCTATTCTTAAGAAACAAAAGGTGAAAAAGTCAGGCTTGGCCAAGTTATTTGATATCATGTTACCTTCCAAAGCGAATAACTTACCACTTTCTCAGATGAATATGGGAGGAATGGGAGCATCGATGATCAAATACATTATGAAGCAAAAAAATGTTGATTCTCTTCCTGATATGATTGAGCAGGCACATCAATTGGGTGTTAAATTTGTGGCTTGTACGATGAGTATGGATTTAATGGGGATAGAAAAAGAAGAATTATTTGATTTTGTTGAGTATGGCGGTGTAGCAACCTTTATCGGGGACAGTGAACAGGCAAATATGCAATTATTTATTTAG
- a CDS encoding glycine betaine/L-proline ABC transporter ATP-binding protein has translation MESILEIKNVTKIFGKKQKQALEMVKQGRAKTDILEKTGCTVGVYDASFEVKQGEIFVIMGLSGSGKSTLIRLINRLIEPTYGSIYIEGHDIAKMNQDELRQVRRHSVNMVFQKFGLFPHKTILENTEYGLEIRGVDKADRQKLAEQALDNSSLLPFKDQYPDQLSGGMQQRVGLARALANNPDILLMDEAFSALDPLIRKEMQDELLDLQEKVQKTIIFITHDLNEALRIGDRIALMKDGKIMQIGTGEEILTNPVNEFVSEFIEDVDRSKVLTAQNIMIKPITTNIDIDGPKVALRRMDTEEVSMLLAVNRQRKLLGVISADAAFKANAKQHSLIDYIDTDIRTVSKDTLLEDILPLIYDSAAPIAVVENGRLIGVLIKGRVIEALTKQGIEIEE, from the coding sequence ATGGAATCAATATTAGAAATAAAGAATGTTACGAAAATTTTTGGAAAAAAACAGAAACAGGCATTGGAAATGGTTAAACAAGGAAGAGCCAAAACAGATATTTTGGAGAAAACCGGTTGTACAGTAGGTGTTTATGATGCAAGTTTCGAGGTGAAACAAGGTGAAATATTCGTTATTATGGGTTTATCTGGTAGCGGAAAATCGACCCTCATTCGCCTGATTAACCGTTTGATTGAACCAACATATGGTAGTATTTACATTGAAGGACATGATATTGCAAAAATGAATCAAGATGAATTAAGGCAAGTTCGTCGTCATTCCGTTAATATGGTTTTTCAAAAATTTGGACTTTTCCCGCATAAAACTATTCTTGAAAATACGGAGTATGGGTTAGAAATTAGGGGTGTGGATAAGGCTGATCGACAGAAATTGGCCGAACAAGCACTAGATAATTCCTCACTCTTACCTTTCAAAGATCAATACCCTGATCAATTATCTGGTGGGATGCAGCAACGAGTAGGTCTTGCAAGAGCTTTGGCCAATAACCCCGATATATTATTGATGGATGAGGCATTTTCGGCCTTGGATCCACTCATTCGGAAAGAAATGCAGGATGAATTATTAGACCTACAGGAAAAAGTTCAGAAGACCATCATCTTCATCACACATGATTTAAACGAAGCCTTACGTATTGGGGACAGAATTGCTCTCATGAAGGATGGTAAGATTATGCAAATAGGGACGGGTGAAGAAATTTTAACCAATCCTGTTAATGAATTTGTCAGTGAGTTTATCGAAGATGTCGATCGTTCAAAAGTGTTAACAGCTCAAAATATTATGATTAAGCCGATTACGACAAATATAGATATTGATGGCCCAAAAGTTGCCTTGAGACGGATGGACACAGAAGAAGTGAGTATGCTTCTTGCTGTCAATCGCCAAAGAAAATTACTAGGAGTCATTTCGGCAGATGCGGCATTTAAGGCAAATGCAAAACAGCATAGTTTGATTGACTATATTGATACGGATATTCGTACAGTCTCAAAAGATACCTTGCTAGAGGATATTTTACCTCTAATTTATGATTCGGCAGCACCTATTGCAGTTGTTGAAAACGGTCGTTTGATAGGGGTGTTAATTAAAGGTCGTGTCATCGAAGCTCTCACTAAACAAGGAATTGAAATAGAAGAATAG
- a CDS encoding DUF1700 domain-containing protein, with translation MTRTEYMAQLEKYLKKLPHKEFQEAITFFNEYFDEAGPEKETAIMEELGSPKEAASELITNILNRHIQVEDVQEVDDESINYKPLYIVAGLVLALLLSVFFLIIEPLFGIAGIFITSIAGAFYLGKNFQEVRKAKKVIWLAMLAIVTLPIAIPVLLILLGALVALVLLIIGFIMGGFVLGVGLFVSGGYLIWEGFSLLSHGISVFLLGFGSGLTMLGGAVLVCLVTLIFAYWSWRLCLLQNYPSINENFSIMEKAT, from the coding sequence ATGACAAGAACTGAATACATGGCTCAATTGGAAAAATATTTGAAAAAATTGCCTCATAAAGAATTCCAAGAAGCCATTACTTTTTTCAATGAATATTTTGACGAAGCTGGTCCAGAAAAAGAAACCGCAATCATGGAGGAATTGGGTTCCCCGAAAGAAGCAGCCAGTGAGTTGATTACCAACATATTAAACCGCCATATTCAAGTTGAAGATGTTCAAGAAGTGGATGATGAATCAATCAACTATAAACCACTATACATAGTAGCCGGTCTTGTCCTTGCCCTCTTACTATCTGTATTTTTCCTCATTATCGAACCCCTCTTTGGCATCGCTGGGATTTTTATCACTTCGATTGCAGGAGCCTTTTACTTAGGAAAAAACTTTCAAGAAGTTAGAAAAGCAAAAAAAGTTATCTGGTTAGCCATGCTGGCCATCGTTACACTTCCAATTGCCATACCCGTTCTCCTTATCTTACTTGGTGCCTTAGTAGCTCTCGTCTTGCTAATAATTGGTTTCATCATGGGAGGATTCGTTCTCGGTGTCGGACTATTTGTCAGTGGAGGCTATCTTATCTGGGAAGGATTTAGTCTACTTTCACATGGCATCAGTGTATTCTTACTAGGATTCGGTAGTGGCTTAACCATGTTAGGCGGAGCGGTATTAGTCTGTCTAGTTACTCTTATTTTTGCCTATTGGTCTTGGAGGCTCTGCTTACTGCAGAACTATCCATCGATAAACGAAAACTTTTCTATTATGGAGAAAGCAACCTGA
- a CDS encoding phosphatidylglycerophosphatase A gives MSTKPLQIYSYDLLKERGVQLEDIADLVMHLQNKYIPHLTQSECLENVEAVLTKREVQNAIITGIELDKLAEQGALSQPLQSILMTDEGLYGIDEIMGLSIVNLYGTIGFTNYGYLDKSKPGIIAKLNSKDGVHCHTFLDDIVCAIAAAAASRIAHNDPDKSAITNQN, from the coding sequence ATGTCTACTAAACCTCTTCAGATTTACTCCTATGATCTCTTGAAAGAACGAGGTGTTCAACTTGAGGATATTGCTGACCTAGTCATGCATCTACAAAATAAGTATATCCCACATTTGACACAATCAGAATGCCTAGAAAACGTTGAGGCAGTATTAACGAAGCGAGAGGTACAAAACGCAATTATTACTGGAATCGAATTGGATAAATTGGCTGAACAAGGAGCACTTTCTCAACCCCTTCAGTCTATTCTGATGACAGATGAGGGGTTGTATGGAATTGATGAAATTATGGGATTGTCAATTGTAAATCTTTACGGTACGATTGGCTTTACCAACTATGGATATTTAGACAAATCAAAACCAGGAATCATCGCCAAACTAAATAGCAAGGATGGGGTGCATTGCCATACTTTTCTAGACGATATCGTTTGCGCAATTGCAGCCGCTGCTGCTAGTCGAATCGCACATAACGACCCCGATAAAAGTGCAATTACCAACCAAAATTAA
- a CDS encoding PadR family transcriptional regulator, with product MHFPVPAVLTEFLIMAILESNDSYGYEICQTIKLIANIKESALYPILKRLEQNDFLTTYSREYQGRMRKYYSLTQLGHEELVRLKDDWDTYTNTINGIIEGSVRHDKN from the coding sequence ATGCATTTTCCCGTTCCTGCTGTGCTGACAGAATTTCTCATCATGGCCATTTTAGAGTCAAATGATTCTTATGGTTATGAAATTTGTCAGACCATTAAGCTGATTGCCAACATCAAGGAGTCCGCCCTCTATCCCATCCTAAAGCGATTGGAGCAAAATGACTTTTTAACGACCTACTCCCGTGAATACCAGGGAAGAATGAGGAAATATTATAGTTTGACCCAATTGGGGCACGAAGAATTGGTCCGATTAAAAGATGACTGGGATACATATACTAACACGATAAACGGTATTATAGAAGGGAGCGTCCGTCATGACAAGAACTGA